The Procambarus clarkii isolate CNS0578487 chromosome 61, FALCON_Pclarkii_2.0, whole genome shotgun sequence sequence gcaaacagcgttgatttgaaaaacaaaaaaaaacaaaacaaaaaaaaacatacatgggttgacaacagaggggtaaggtaggttacagggaatttattaggtatagcttcgtttttaacttaaactggttgagagaggtacagtctttaacatggttgggaaggtcattccacattctgggccccttgatttgtagagcatttctggtttgattaagtcgtactctaggaatatcaaaactgtatttatttctggtgtggtgctcatgggttctgttacaaccttctatgaagcttttgagatcaggattggcattatagtttagcgttttatatatgtataatacacatgagagaatgtgcagtgacttaatgtctaacatattcagagatttgagtaggggtaccgagtgatgtctggggcaagaattggatattgtcctaatagcagctttgtgttgagtaattagaggacgtaagtgattttgggtagtagagccccaagcacaaataccatagttaagatatggatagataagggagtaatagagagtcaccagggcagggcgtggtacataatatctgatcttagaaagaatgcccacagtttttgaaactttttttgatatgtttagaatgtgtccctggaaattcagcttgtggtcaatgaggatgccaaggaatttgccatctaatttgttacaaatttgggtattgtttattttgagatatatttgattagaggatttattgccaaacagaatatagaaagttttgtcaatgttaagggtgagtttgttggcagttagccacagatggactttatttagctcagtatttactgtggcatttagagcaaggggatcaggactggagtaaatgaaggttgtgtcgtcagcaaatagaattggtttgaggtgttgggaggcatttggaaggtcattaatgtagatgagaaagaggagagggccaagtatgctgccctggggaacaccaatgttgatgggtagggtgggagaaattgtattattcacagaaacacattggagcctgtcagtaaggtaggatttgaggtattgtagggagtgtcctctgacaccataatgatgtaatttaagaagaaggttttggtggttgacagtatcgaaagctttacgcaggtccacaaataacccaacagggaactcatttttatcaagagctgtatgaatcgagttaagcatactaataagtgcatcgttagtgcttttttggggcctgaagccatattggcaagggctaagtatattgagtttggctagatatgagtaaagctgcttatagattagtttttcaaaattttttgacaagtttggcaggattgatataggtctgtagttgttaacatctgtgagatcaccacatttgtggacaggcgttactctcgcttttttttagaatatctggaaaggtttggagttcaagtgacttgttgaagagcaaagcaatagcaggggctaaagatctggaggcttttttgtagattaaagttggtatctcctcaagggcaccagacttggttttaagggaaaggattatctcattgacgtcagtggaattaataggctttaggtacagagactgtggatagttccctgtaagatagtccttaatgtcagtactggaagatggaatatcattagcaagggatgaaccaatggaagagaagaagctattgaactcaatagcagaatcagaggctgaaagctgaccatcgttattagacaggagagtcggtttgttatttaaagacttctttgatcccaatatttgtgaaattgttctccaagtttgtttaatgttgctctttatttgggtaaatttatcttcgtagtatttagatttggctcgtctaattatcttagatagcaataatgagtaattctttgagaattctttggagacaattcctaacctatacttcttctcaaggtcatgtttattattaatagatttaagtattccctttgaaagccagggattgttaagccttttggttgtgacttgttttgtaagcataggacagtgggtattataaaggctaagagttttttgaagaaaagattgaactgctaggttgatgtcctctatgttacctaactcggactcccaattGACATTATCagaagcagttataaaattgtctatggcagtttcattgtgtagtctaaaacgtatctctcttgactcaagaggtggtttgccaatgttagttaagagaaatgtggggtaatggtctgtagtgctatcggtgattatacctgaagtaagcggagaggttgtttgtccagatgtgatctagagtcgtggcagtgctatcagtgattctagtaggtctagtgattaagggtatgaggaagcaggaattcatacagctgaggaagctaacagcagtagggtgttctggctcgcagaggtcaatattaaagtcccctgcgataattaggtggtttttgttcagtctgttatcaagtattagatttctaaggtttgagttgaattcggacacatcagtgttaggaattttataaactgcacccacagacaggatagactcggcacccttgactctgaagctggcgaagatatactccccatagcagtctctagttctaattccttttaagcatgttagttcttggtggtagtaaagagcagtgccaccacctctctgaagttgacgacagttgtgaattgctgagtagttaggcatgttaaagagttgagtagtatcctctttcaaccatgtttcagtaagtataataaaagagaatttgttgtcaatagcttcaatcaaggcactaacatcatcgaaatgtttacctagggatctaacgttcaaattgattacagagatattgtgattatgagttaatacattgtttacatcatgtgctgcaaaatatctgcaatttagatcattaaagtgattattgtcatagatagtggataagaggttaagttctgggtctatacttgactgcataaaaaaagctgattgcaggaaaaacaagaaaaaaatgtacacaatactgtacaaaacaaacacaaaaggggcttacaggggtacaatggagtaagggagtatggctaggctaggaaacctaggtaataaatgagattaaagaaaaaacatataaacatggactatacaaaacacaagatatagatatacaaagcataaatataaacaagactaagcaatacaaaaacaaattcagcaaaaatgaaaaatgaggtagattgcttacaggtactctcaggtacactggaaGTAACAATagacatataatatatatcaatatagataagaatgtcacgatacaataagataagcaattacaggaacagatgaaaaacaaatctgctgtaaaatagaaagtaattatagcaaaacacaacaatataataatataacaatacaataagagcttacaaagtattgagtctgctaaattagagaataattatggcaagacacaacaataaatgcaagtaaacaaaagaattgaaacaattagaggtagaattaaggtcactagatagccatggaggatacacaagtttggtggagagaacaaaaaatcagtagagactgtcaagatgaatatataaaaaaatttgacaagtgataattgtaaagtaaaataatcttaaagataataaatttcaataagcttagttttaacttataattagtatgtacttaattaaaagaacaaaaatgagatcaataattgatttcaataaatgacatagatcaatacaaataaatttaaaatataaaattttataaaaattttaaaatataattttttaatataaaatatatattaaatataaatataattgtCCTGGGGGATTGTCctgttgtcctggggaccattcaggcttgttcgcatataaatataaatataaatataaatataaatttttaaaatataaaataaagttGTTCGGAGAAGGATGGGgcaagtggtgtggaggagggaatAGTGGTGGGGAGTAAGAGGGTattggtgtggaggaggaggagaagggggtagtggtgtgggggaGAAGAGGGTGGTTAGTGGAAAATGGTGGGAAggagtgaagaggaggagggagtagtggtgtggcggaggagggtagtgacgtGTTGGAGGGAatagtagtgtggaggaggagggggtaggggtttggagaaggaggtagtggtgtggaggagaagaggggagttgtatggaggaggaggaggaggagaagggaattGGTGTGAATTAAGAGGGGGAACGAGATGTGTAGGATGAGGGAGTAGTGGTGTATAGGAGGACGAGAGTAGTGGTGTGGAGTAGGAGGAGGAACAAGtgatgtggaggaagagggtagtggtgtggaggaggagggagtagtggtgagaaggaggagggtagtggtgtggaggatgagtgtagtagtgtggaggtggtgggagtagtggtgtggaggattagggtagtggtgtggaagaggacggagtagtggtggtgagaaggagggtagtggtggtgaggcggAGGGGGTAGTGATATGGAATTGGAGGGGGGTAGTGGAATAGGAGGAGggaatagtgttgtggaggaaggggTATTGGTGTGAAGGaggagttgttagtggtgttgaggAGGAGGTAGTAGAgttaaggaggaaggagaagtagtGTGGAAgaggctggggtagtggtgcggaggagtggTGAGGAGGTAGAAGTGATTTGGAGGAAGAGGGTAATGGTTTGGAGAGGTAGTGGGGCTATCCCTTCTCCCAATACTaccacaacactactaccactccttTTGTAGGAAGGGGAGTAGTGTTGAAGAGGAGGTAGTGGAGTGGTGCAGGAGGTAATGTTTTGTATTAGGAggtggtgttgtggagaaggagagGCTAGTGGTGAGGAGAAGGAAAAGGGTAGTGATGATGAGATGGTAATGGTGTTGAGGTAGACGAAGTAGAGGTGTGGAAGAGGAAGGGGTAGTGATGAGTAGGAGGAGGGAGtggtattgatgaggacggggtaGTGGAGTTGATTATGAGGGGGATAGAGGTGTGAAGGATGAGAGGGAAGGTGTGCAGAAGGGGGGTACTGGTGTGGAGGAGTAGGGAGGTAGTGGtttggtggagagggggggggggtagtcatGATGAGGAGAATtgtaatggtgatgatgatgatgaggaggaggaagaggaggggctagtgatggggaggaggaggaggaggaggagggtgtagtggtgtaaaCGAGGAGGGGGGTAATGGTTTAAAGGagggtgtagtggcgtgtaggaaggagtagtggtgcaaaggaagtTGGGgtagtggaggagaaggaggaggttgTGGTGTGGAttaggtggtagtagtgtgttgaAGGAGGGGTTTGGTGTTGTGTAGGATGGAGTAGAGGTGTGCAGGAGCAGGGAGTAGTAGTGTGGgggcaggagggtagtggtattgcggaagaagggtagtggtgtgtagggaaaaagagtagtggtgtggaggaggacgaAATGTTTAAGAAGAGGAGgaagtagtggtgtggaggaggaggtggtagtggtgcatagAAGGAGGGAATAGTGGTATGTAGAAGTGGGTAGTTATGTGGAGGAGAGAGTAGTGGTGTGAAGGAGGAAGACGTAATGGTGTGGTGGAGGAGATAGTGGTGTTGAGGAGGAGAAAGTAgaagtgttgatgaggagggtagtgctgtgtagGAAGGGGTAGTAATGTTGAGGAGGAGGGAGTAGTGTTGTGTAGAGGAGTAGAGAGTAGTGGTTTGGAGAAGGAATGTGTAATGGTGTGGAGGAGATGGTAATGGTGTGGAGAATAAGTGCTGtggtgtggaataggagaacatagtggTGTGAAAGATGGAAGTGGTgtgaaggaggagggggtagtagaGAGGAcgactgtagtggtggtgtggattaggagggagtggtagtgtggaggaggaagaagtggtgtggaggagatgggtcgtggtgaggaggaggaggagtaggaggaagaTGTAGTGGTGTGGATTATGAGGTAATTGtttggaggaggaggggtagtggtgtggagtaagACAAGATAATGGTGCGGGAGAAAGAGTGGGGGTCCGTGGTGTCGAGGAGGAAGGATTAGTGGTGtgcaggaggatggtagtggagtTTAGGAGGGAGTAGTGGTGAGAAGGAGGAGTGTGGTTgtcgtgtggaggaggagggtggttgtcgtgtggaggaggagggtggttgtCGTGTGGAGGAGGAGTGTGGTTgtcgtgtggaggaggagggtggttgtCGTGTGGAGGAGGAGTGTGGTTGTCGTGTGGAGGAGGAAGGTGGTTgtcgtgtggaggaggagggtggttgtcgtgtggaggaggagggtggttgtcgtgtggaggaggagggtggttgtCGTGTGGAGGAGGAGTGTGGTTgtcgtgtggaggaggagggtggttgtCGTGTGGAGGAGGAGTGTGGTTGTCGTGTGGAGGAGGAGTGTGGTTgtcgtgtggaggaggagggtggttgtcgtgtggaggaggagggtggttgtcgtgtggaggaggagggtggttgttgtgtggaggaggaaggtggttgtcgtgtggaggaggagggtggttgttgtgtggaggAGGAGTAGGAAATTGTGAAGAGGCGGGGTATTAGTgttgaggaggaggtagtggtgttGTGCAGGATGTAATGTTTTGTAGGAGGAAGTAGTGTTTGGAGGAGGAGGGGCTAATGGTGTGGAGTAGGAGGTATTTTTTGAAgaagagggggtagtggtgtggagaatGAGGTAGTGCTATTGAAGAATTGGGGGATTATGATGTGGAGGAGAAAggagtagtggtgtggaggaggaggaggagggggtagatatgtgtaggaggagggagtagtggtgtggaggagggtgttgtgttgtttaaGAAGAGGGGCTAATaatgtggaggaggatgaggtagtggtgtggaggaggagggggtattgATGttcaggaggagggggtagtggtgtgaagtgttgaggaggaggagtgtgTCCGCAGGAGGAGACCGCAGTTAATTAATGGTCTACAAAGATACAAAAACTATACATGTTCTGTAGCACGAAATAAACGCCCCTTGTATACTTTTTTTTATCTTCACTTCCAGCGGTTGTGTAGCTATATTAGCCACTCTCATGCCCTTGGCAGTATTCTTTATTACCTCCCTAATAAAGTAACGAGAGAAACACCATGTGAGAGAGTTTTGTCTGATAACGAGGGTCCtggctaatttttttttttttttttaataaaagcaATCCTTCGACACAGCCCCCATAAAGTAGTGACACACAACACCGAAAATGTTGGAAATGCACCTTTATCCTTAAaaggaaacaaaacaaaacagaaaTGGGTTGTTTTCTTACAGAAACGTAGACACACagttaatgatgatgatgatattattGATGATAATGGTATTAGTGAATATGATCATAGCAACGTTCGCTGTGGTGGCTGGGGGCAGCCTGGAAGCTTGGTGGCAGGCTGCGGCCCTTTGAAAAGAAACACCCCCATACCTCCCGAAATGCAGATTGTTGCCACTGTCAGTAAAACCTCCCCATAAAACAAATCAAACCAAAGTTTGGAGGAATTAATAAATGGGTATTTTGAAATTGAGGAAATCCCAAACGTCAAAGCATTACTATAGATGTTTGGGAAAACCCCCACAAGTGATTTGGGATATTCATGAAAATTTATGTTAAGTCACGGGACAAATCAAATGAAAATTATTTTACTTAATAAGTGGCCAGTATAGATCCGAGCTATATACGAAATTATCGCGCCAAATGGCAGTTAAAGGGAAAGAAGACTATACATAGAAGGCCCCACTGGGATCCCTATGGAACACCTATAAGAAGTACTCCTTAATTAAACGCCTATATATTTAGTTGTTGGCTAGTCATCATGGCCCAAGTGTCTATGACTCCTGCAGTTTTCATTCACAAATGAAAAATCTACTTTATTAACGCGTTTGGTTGCTACACAAAGATACCACCAGTTCGTCAGCAACAAATGTAGATTGATCTTTTCTTTGTGGGAAACTTATAATCAAATCGTAATGAATGCTCCACCTGAATGGGGTTTTAAGGCATTTAACGAGACTGTGCAAAGTTATGACACTTATTCAACTCCAGAAATTAAAACGGAAATTTGAAGACTAGAAAGATTAACATTCCGATACTGTGATATGATAATATCTTTCGAGTCGAACCAGAGCGTCTACGAGGGCATACAGTGAAGTCGTTGAACTCTATCGCCTCCCCTCACCCCAAATCACCAACTCCTCCTTCTCTTGATTAATGCTTGCTTATTTTTTTGTTTCAGTTTGACACGGTACAATGTCGGACGAACATTACATCCACCTTACAAGCCATGAACACGGTGATATTTACAACAACATagcttcagcatttacaaacaacgTTCCCCATTATATTTAAACGTTTCCATTAAACatgaaataatttaataaaaatactTTTCCCTATATGAATAAGCGGTATCATCTCAGATCATGAGGCTTCTTGCAATATCTTCTATGCTACATTTAAACgaaagggatgctctgagagttGAGATCATTTAATATACAGTGGTACTTCCGTTTACGGtcctaatccattcccagagatgcGTCGTACACCAAAAATTTGTAAACCGAAACGAATTTTCCCcataaaaaataatattaattgaattaatccgttccacaccccaaaaaatattaacttaaaaatacattttatgcaGCCTTCTACTCATATTTTTTCATACACAAAACAATCGGGTATAAATATAAACATAACCAAAATAAGTGAACATTTAACTGCACTTTACTTTtactgaggactcttgttggtgtatgggagacatgtagcagggagggaggag is a genomic window containing:
- the LOC138354168 gene encoding cyclic nucleotide-gated channel beta-1-like, with translation MCNGVEEMEGGCRVEEEGGCRVEEECGCRVEEEGGCRVEEECGCRVEEEGGCRVEEEGGCRVEEEGGCRVEEEGGCRVEEECGCRVEEEGGCRVEEECGCRVEEECGCRVEEEGGCRVEEEGGCRVEEEGGCCVEEEGGCRVEEEGGCCVEEE